The genomic segment GAAAACATGATCGCGCTGGTGCAGGCATCGACCTCGCTGCCCATCATGCTGTTTTCGCTGGTATCAGGTGCATTGGCCGACAGTTTCGACCGCCGCCGCATCATGATTTCGGCGCAGCTTCTGATGCTTGCCGCCTCTATCATGCTGACGGTGTTCGCCTGGTTTGGATGGCTGTCACCGTGGCTGCTCCTGTTCTTCACATTCATGATCGGCTGCGGTACGGCGCTTAACAATCCCTCATGGCAGGCGTCCGTTGGCGAGATGGTGCCGCGCGAAGATCTTCCGGCAGCGGTGACGCTCAACAGTGTCGGCTTCAACATCACCCGCAGCGTCGGCCCGGCCATCGGTGGTGTGGTGGTGGCGATTGCAGGTGCGGCAGCGGCGTTTCTCGTCAACACCTTCAGCTATTTTGCGCTGATCTATGCTTTGGTGAAATGGCAACCGCCCAAAAGCACCTCCACGCTGCCACGCGAGCATCTCTTCGCCGCCATCTCCGCTGGCATGCGCTATGTCGCCATGTCGCCGAATATCGGCAAGGTTCTGGTGCGCGGTTTCCTGTTCGGCCTTTCCGCCAGCGCTATTCTGGCGCTGATGCCGCTGGTCGCGCGCGATCTGGTGCAGGGCGGGCCTCTGACCTACGGTATCATGCTGGGCGCCTTTGGTGTCGGCGCAATCGGCGGTGCTCTGGTCAGCGCACGCCTGCGCGAAATGGTCAGCAGCGAATGGATCGTGCGCGTCGCCTTTCTCGGCTTTGCCCTGAGCTCCGCCGTTACCGCCGTCAGCACGAGTGCCATCCTGACTGCGCTGGTTCTGACGATTTCCGGCGCAAGCTGGGTTCTCGCACTGTCGCTATTCAACACCATCGTGCAATTGTCCACGCCGCGCTGGGTCGTGGGCCGCGCGCTCTCGCTCTACCAGACGCTGACCTTCGGCGGTATTGCCGTGGGCAGTTGGCTGTGGGGTTCGCTTGCCGAAAATTACGGCCTGACCTATTCACTGCTCTGTTCGTGCCTGCTGATGCTGCTGGGTGTTCTGGTCGGCTTCAAGCTGGCAATGCCAGCCTTCGCGTCGCTCAATCTCGATCCGCTCAACCGTTTCGTCGAACCGAACCTGCGCCTTGACGTCAAACCGCGAAGCGGGCCGATTGCCATTCTCGTCGATTACGAGATCGATGATGCCGACCTGCCGGAATTCATGTCGATCATGGCAGAGAGACGACGCATCCGTCTGCGCGACGGCGCCCAGAACTGGACGTTGATGCGCGATCTGGAGAACCCGGATATCTGGACGGAAATCTACCATGTGCCGACATGGGTGGAATATGTGCGCCACAACCACCGACGGACGCAGGCCGATGCCGAGAGTTGGGACAGTATTCTGGCGCTCCACCGCGGCAGTACACGTCCCCGCGTGCATCGTATGATCGAACGTCAGGCCATACCGCCGCAGGATGATATCTTCCACAAAGCCCACATCGACCCGCACTGAAGGCAGCATGACCGGGACACGTGGACGATCGGTCTTCGCTAAAATATCCGACCCTCGGGAACTTTTTTGACCGTGGCAGCTTCATGCGTCTCATATGGTCAGGGGAAAGTCATGAGAGCCTTCGAAAGTCCGCGCCTGAGAGGCAACCCTGCGCTATGGCTTGCTTCCCGTTGCGCCAAGGCTTCCACCAGATATCGCCTGTGAAACCAGCGCTTTTTTTAGAACGACAACATTTATCAAAGACTTTTAGGCATGACGGGGCAGACAATTGTATAAGGAAACAAGCGGCATAGGCCCAATTCTGGATAAGCTATTCGAGCAGGCGCCGACGTTCATCGCCCTTCTTCACGGCCCGGATCACCGCTTCGAGCTTGCCAATCGCAGCTATATGACATTGGTGGGTCGGGACGATCTCGTGGGCCGGACCGTTGCGGAAGCCTTGCCGGATGCCGTCTCGCAGGGTTTCCTGAACATTCTCGACGACGTCTATCGAACGGGCTCAACTTATTCTGCTCCCGGCGCACTCTACGCGGTTCAGCCGGAAATCGATGGCCCCGTCACAGAGCGCTACCTCGACTTCATCTACCAGCCCATATTGGGAACGGATGGAAAGGTGGAGGCGATCTTCGTCGAGGGGTCCGATGTCACCGAGCGGACGTTGGCTGAGCGGAAACGTCGCGAGAGCGAAGAACTCTACAAAGGTTTGTTCGACGCGATAGACGAGGGCTTTTGCGTCATCGAGTTCTTCGATGGGCCACACGGTCCAAACAGCGACTACATCCACATACAAGCCAATGACGCCTACGCCCGACACGCTGGTATTCCCAACGTCGTTGGGCAAAAATTGCGTGAGATGGTTGGGGATGAGGCGGATGCCTGGGTCGCCCGTTACGGCGAAGTTCTACGGACCGGCAAGCCGATCAGGTTTCAACAGGAACTGGTTGCGACAGGCCGCTATCTGGAGCTAGCGGCTGTGCGCATCGAGCCGGAAAGCAAGCGGCAGGTCGCGGTCATGTTTCAGGACATCACCGCCAGACGCCGAGCCGAAATTGCTTTGGCAAAACTCAATGCCACGCTGGAACAACAGGTTGAGGAGCGCACAGCCGAACTGATGGTCGTGGAAGAGGCTCTGCGCCACAGCCAGAAAATGGAGGCCGTGGGGCAACTGACCGGTGGCCTTGCACATGACTTCAACAACATCCTTGCTGGTATCAGCGGCAGTCTGGAGATGATGAGCACGCGCCTGGCGCAAGGCCGTGTCGGTGATATCGAGCGCTATATCAACGGTGCGGTGGGCGCAACCAAGCGTGCTGCGGCCCTAACGCAACGGCTTCTCGCCTTCTCACGGCGACAGACGCTCGATCCCAAGCCGCTCAACGTCAACACCCTCGTGGACGGTATGCTCGATCTCATCACCCGAAGCGTCGGCCCCGCCATAAAGGTGGAAACGGTGGGTGCGGCGGGACTGTGGGCAACCAGTGTGGATGCCGGTCAGCTCGAAAATGCTCTTTTGAACCTCTGCATCAATGCGCGGGATGCCATGCCCGGCGGCGGTAACTTGACGATTGAGACCGGCAATCGCTGGATCGATGACAGGGCGGCGCGGATGCGCGGGCTCGAGCCGGGGCAATATGTTTCGCTCTGTGTATCCGATACGGGAACCGGCATGAGCCAGGAAATCATCGACCGGGCATTCGATCCTTTCTACACGACCAAACCGATCGGGCAGGGCACCGGCCTTGGTCTCTCCATGGTGTATGGATTTGCAGGCCAGTCGGGTGGTGCGGCGCGGATTTATTCCGAAGTCGGGAAAGGCACGATGATATGCCTTTATTTGCCCAGACACGCCGGTGACATCGAAACCACTGAGGCCGAGCCGCTTGGCGTGACGGATGCGCTGCGTGCCGATGGCGGAGAAACCATCCTCGTCGTCGATGACGAGCCATTGGTGCGCATGCTCGCCGTCGAGGAGCTTCAGGATTTGGGTTATTCGGTCATCGAGGCCGAAGATGGCGCGTCGGCCTTGCGCATATTGAACTCGGCGCGCGACATCAGCCTTCTCATTACCGATGTCGGGTTACCCGGCGGAATGAACGGGCGACAGCTGGCCGACGCAGCCCGCGTCAACCGACCCGGGCTGGAGGTGCTGTTCATCACCGGCTACGCCGAAAACGCAGTCCTCAATCACGGGCATCTCGATCATGGCATGCATGTCATGACCAAGCCGTTTCAGCTTGATGTGTTCGCGCAACGGGTCAAAGCCCTCGCTGGCCCCCGGCAATAAACCTGCGCTTAGCTGCGCAGAGCCTCTACGGTGGACTGACGATAGGCAAGCCATGCAGGCAATATTGCCAGAACCGCTGCGACGCCAAGCAGCAGCCCTGCCTGAGTGAGGTCGGCGCGAGCAAATTCGACCGGCATCGCCACGCCGCTCTGGGCAACAAGCATGCCTGTAATCGTTTTGGCGGCGGCAAAGCCGATGCCGAAGCCTAGGATAATGCCGGTCGCGAACAGCGTGAACAGTTCCGTCCATACGATCAGCGATATGGAGGAGCGTGGCGCTCCAAACGCGCGCAGAGCCCCGATCTGCTTTCGCCTCTGCACGATATGCGTCAGGGTGACGAGAATGAGCGATGCCGCGACCAGCAATTGCGCGCCGATTGCCACGATCGATAGCACCTGACGCGCATCCCCCAACGTCGCGTAGAGTTTCGTCAGCACTTCGCCGGGGAAAACGGCAAGTGTGTTGCCCTGACGGTACTGCTGTCTGAGCTTGTAGGCATCTGCAATGGATTTGGGCTTCACCAGAATGGCAGGAACACCGGGCGTATCGGCATCGAAAACCTCGTTCAGCGCATCGTGGTCGTGCCCTTCGTGACCCTCTTCGTGGGCCTCGGCACCATGCTCGTGTGCATGATCATGATCGCCCATGCCATGGATGTGCCATACGGAACTGATGGGGACGAGGATCGCCCTGTCCCACGGCGTGCCCGTGGGTTTCAGTTTGCCCTGAACATGGTAGACGATTTCAGTATGCGTATGGCCACCTTCTTGCGCACTGCCATGCATAGGCTTGATTTCAGCACCCAGTGGCAAATCCACCGCAGAGCCGATGACGGCATCTTCGCCATCTGCAAAACTCTGGCCTTCCACAAAGCCGCCGGAGGTGTTTTTGATCAAGGCGGTCGTGGTTCCCACAATAGGATAGCCGGCAAAGGAATCGCCAAAGCCGACCGGCCCGGCCCACGCGACGCGGGGATCTGCCGACAGCGCGGCCAGCGTTTGACCGCTGACGAGTGGCAGTGGCGCAGCCTGAAGGAAAACGGACGACAGAACGAGCTGGGTTTCGCTACCTGCCGCACCGATGACGAGATCGAACTTATCGGCAGCGCGCGCCGAGCCCAGCCGCAGCGCCCGTTCCTGTAAGGTGACGGTCGCGCCCAGTCCAGTTGCCATCGCAACCAGAATGACGACGATGAGTGATCCTGCCCATAGACGCTTGAGGTCTGAAACTATAAAACGCAACATATCAGGGTTTCCCGGCGGTGTCGGTGACAACACGCCCATTGGCGAGCTCCAGACGACGGTCCAGCCGTTCCGCTAGACGCCGGTCGTGGGTGATGACGATCAGGGTCGAGCCCTCTGCCTGGGCAAGATCGACCAGCAATCCACCGATGGCCTCGCCATTCTCAGGGTCCAGGCTTGCGGTCGGTTCGTCGGCAACGATGACACCCGGCTTTCGCAGCAGCGCACGGGAAATGGCCACGCGCTGCATTTCACCGCGCGACATGGTGTCGATCTTCTGGTCGGAGCGCGACAATCCGGTCTTTTCGAGCAGCGCTGCTGCGCGTTCACCTAGTTCTTTCGACATGCTGCGGGCCAGACGCACAGGCAAAAGCACGTTCTCTAACGCGGACAGGCCAGACAGAAGGTGGAAGTCCTGCATCACGAGCCCGACGTTTTCGCCACGCCAGCGGTCTCGTCTGGTCTCGGTCAGGTCGCCGATGCTTTGCTCGCCCCATGTGACGCTGCCCTGACGTACCCGTTCCAACCCCGTGATGACGTTGACGAACGTGCTTTTGCCCGAGCCGGACGCACCTGTGATCGACAGTTTTTCGCCCGCCGAAACCACGAGATTTTCAATGGACAGAACGGGTGCTGCGAGCCCCGGATAGGATACGGACAAGCCGGATATTGTTAGTGGCAGCATGATCACGAAACCCTGTACTGAGCGTCGCGGATACGCACGAGACTGACGAAGCCCGTTTCTGGGTCCGTCCATGATCCGCGCTCCAGCATGCCCGTCACTTCGATCGTGGTGCTGGGCTGCACGAAGGTCTGTTTCTCGGAGAGGTAGACGACGACGATGTTATCGGGCCAGTCGGAATCCGATGAGCAGAATGGGCACAGCGCCATGGGAATTTCGGTCAAAACAAAAAAGGCCGCTTCGGCCTTCAACGGCGGCGCCATGAAACCCTTCATGCGGATTTCCTTGCCGGTCAAGGCCTTGAGCTTTTCGGAAAACTCAAGTCCCAGCACGCCGATCTTGCCGTACATTTCATCGAAGGTGAGGGGAGATGGCGCAGCAGCGGCCTGCTTCGTGCCGAGTGCAAAGGCTGCCAAACCGGCGAGTTGAAACGACTGCCTGCGTGTGAAAATGGCTTTGTAAGGCGCCATGGCGGTCTCCGATGAATAGGTCTGTAACAGGGCGACCCGGCCTGTATGATGCAGACCGGGTCGCTTTATCTGGCTAAGCCGTTTTTTACTGCGTCTGCTTTGTGCCAAGCGCGAAGGTATCGGCCAACACGCGGTAAACATCGCTCTGTTCCATGTAGCCTTTGAACTCTTCCGAGCCGGGGCCGGTGGACTGAAGCACGATGTCGTCGACTGCGTGAACGCCGCTGTCGCCGTCCTTGGGAATGTTACCCTGTACGAAGACGGCGCCGGGAACGTTCTTGTAGGCTTCGTTGGCGATATATTCCTTCTTCTCGTTCTGGATTGCCGGAACGAAAGGACCATCCATCTTCGGACGGAATGTTTCGTAATGGTCAGGGCCATTATTGGCGTTCAGGAACAGGCGGCGGGTCACATCGATCCGGTCTGGGTAACCGTCACCGTCCTTGTCTTCGTAGTTCGGGAAGCCTGCTTCGGCATAGGTGCCGACCTTGGCGCGCATTTCATCGCCCGGCTTTTCGTCATCGACGGTGCCGATGATGGAAACGCCATGCGTATGGTCACCGGTAACGACGATCAGCGTATCAGGGTTCTTGGCAGCGAATTCGCGGGCGACGCCAACGGCCTTGTCGAATTCGATGGTTTCGACAACGGCGCGATCCCAATCCAGCGGGTGGGACATCTTGTCGATGTTGGCAGCTTCAACCATCAGGAAGAAGCCGTCTTGATTTTTCGAAAGCTCACCCAGAGCGGCCTTGGTCATATCGACCAGACCTGGCTGGTTCGGAAACTTGTCGACGGTGCCCTTCTTGAGGAAGTTGCGGTCGAGAAGCGTGTCCATGTTGCCGGTGTGGAAGAGGCCGAGAAGCTTGCCGGTGTTGGAACCCTCTGCCTTTTCAAGCTCGCTCTTGTCGGTGGCAAGCGTGTAGCCTGCGTCCTTGAAGAGCTTGATGTAATCCTTGTCGTCCTTGCGCTTGGAGCCGGGGATGTCCTTGCTGAGGAAATAGGCCGAGCCGCCGCCCAGGACGACATCTGGCTTTACGTCGAACATCATGCCGGTGATTTCGGCCTTGTCGGCACGCTTGCGGGTATGGGAGACGATGGCCGCAGGCGTTGCATCCTGCAATTCGGATGTCGTCACGATACCGATGGACTTCTTGGTCTGGCGGCGCAGCGCCTCACCCATTGTCTCGACCTTTGGATCGTCAAGGCTTGCAGGCGTGCGGTCGCCATAAACGCCAAGCGCGTTTACAGGCGCCTTGTGGCCGGTCATGTAGGCCGACATGGTGTTGGCGCTATCGGTTGCGACAGCTTCTGTCGACGATGTGCCGATGAAGGCCATGCGGTCCATGTCGTCCATGTTGAGGCGACCGTTCGCCTTGCCTTCGGTCATGCCCTTGGACATGATGCGGGCGGCGGTGCGGTGCGCAACCGACAGGCCATCGCCCAGCAGGAAGATGATGTTTTTGGCCTTTGGCGTTTCAGGGGTGCCATAAACCGTCCAAGTGACGTTTTTGGTTTCGGAACCTGCAGAAACCTCGATCTTGTAGTCACCCGCCTTGGCGATCTTGAGACCGCGCAAGCTGACGGCGGAGCCAAGAACCTTGTCTTCCTTGCCTTTTTCTTCAGCTGTGAAGGTCACGTCCGAGCCGAAGACGGTCTTGTAGTCCTGGCCGTTGACGGTGATCTTGACGTCTTCAGCCTTTACAACGTTCTTGAATTCGACTTTGAAGTCGAAGGGAGAACCGACCAGAATCGTTGCACGATCAAGCGGATAGACGGTTGCTGCCTGTGCAGCGCCGGCAAGCACGGTGGTCGCGACGAATGCAGCGATAATTTTGCGCATGATAACCTCGAAGGAGTTATGTTTTATGAAAAAGCTCCCCGCCTATAGGCACCGCGCATGACACTGAAATGACGATCGGCGCGAATCCAACGGGTGCTTCGCAACCCCGCGTTTTTTCATTCCTGCCGCGTTGAAAGGCGCTCAGGGTGCGTCATCTGTTTTATGCAAGCTTTATTTCTTCATTTTTTGGTGCAATCGACGCGTCTATCCGCCTTGCAGCGGGAAAAATCGCTCCTTATATACCCCCCAGACAGCAGCAAGTTTGCTGCACAAACCGGAAGACCATCCAAGTCAAGGAGTTGTCAGTGGAATGCCTCCCGGGGTTCCGACAACTCGCTTCAAGGAGAGAAGAACATGGCAAAAGTAATCGGTATCGACCTTGGCACGACCAATTCCTGCGTTGCAGTGATGGACGGCAAGGACACCAAAGTTATTGAAAACGCGGAAGGTGCACGCACGACCCCTTCCATGGTTGCATTCAGCGACGATGGCGAGCGTCTGGTCGGCCAGCCTGCAAAGCGTCAGGCCGTCACCAATCCGACCAACACATTGTTTGCCGTCAAGCGCCTGATCGGTCGCCGTTACGAAGACCCGACTGTCGAAAAGGACAAGGGCCTCGTTCCGTTCGAGATCGTCAAGGGCGACAATGGCGACGCATGGGTTCAGGCACAGGGCAAGGGATATTCCCCTTCGCAGATTTCCGCGATGATCCTTCAGAAGATGAAGGAAACCGCTGAATCCTACCTCGGTGAAAAGGTCGAAAAGGCCGTCATCACCGTTCCAGCCTACTTCAACGACGCACAGCGCCAGGCAACCAAGGATGCAGGCCGCATCGCTGGTCTCGAAGTTCTGCGCATCATCAACGAGCCGACGGCTGCGGCCTTGGCTTACGGCCTCGACAAGAAGGAAGGCAAGACGATTGCCGTGTACGACTTGGGTGGCGGTACCTTCGATATTTCCGTTCTGGAAATCGGCGATGGCGTTTTCGAAGTAAAATCCACCAACGGCGATACCTTCCTCGGTGGTGAAGACTTCGACATGCGTCTGGTCGAATATCTGGCCGGTGAGTTCAAGAAGGACCAGGGCATCGACCTCAAGGGCGACAAGCTTGCGCTTCAGCGCCTGAAGGAAGCTGCCGAAAAGGCAAAGATCGAACTGTCGTCTTCGCAGCAGACCGAAATCAACCTGCCCTTCATCACGGCAGATGCGACCGGTCCGAAGCACCTGACGCTGAAGCTGACCCGCGCCAAGTTCGAAAGCCTGGTGGACGATCTGGTTCAGCGCACCGTTGCACCGTGCAAGGCCGCGCTCAAGGATGCTGGCCTGACGGCAGCCGAAATCGAAGAAGTCGTTCTCGTTGGCGGCATGAGCCGCATGCCGAAAGTACAGGAAATCGTCAAGCAGCTGTTTGGCAAGGAGCCACATAAGGGTGTGAACCCGGACGAAGTGGTTGCCATGGGCGCCGCCATTCAGGCCGGCGTTCTGCAGGGTGACGTCAAGGACGTGCTGCTTCTCGACGTGACGCCTCTGTCGCTCGGTATCGAAACTCTGGGTGGTGTCTTCACACGTCTGATCGACCGTAACACGACGATCCCGACCAAGAAGAGCCAGACCTTCTCGACCGCCGAAGACAGCCAGTCTGCCGTGACGATCCGCGTCAGCCAGGGTGAGCGCGAAATGGCTGCCGACAACAAGTCGCTCGGTCAGTTCGACCTCGTTGGCCTGCCGCCAGCACCACGCGGCGTTCCGCAGATCGAAGTGACCTTCGATATCGACGCCAACGGCATCGTGCAGGTTTCGGCCAAGGACAAGGGTACCGGCAAGGAGCAGCAGATCCGCATCCAGGCCTCTGGTGGTCTGTCCGATGCGGACATCGAAAAGATGGTGAAGGACGCCGAAGCCAACGCTGAAACCGACAAGAAGCGTCGTGCGGGTGTGGAAGCCAAGAACCAGGCCGAAAGCCTCATCCACTCCACCGAGAAGTCGGTGGCGGAGTATGGCGACAAGGTTTCCGAGACGGACCGCAAGGCCATCGAAGACGCCATCGCTGCGCTGAAGACCTCGGTTGAAGCATCCGAGCCGGATGCCGATGACATCCAGGCGAAGACCCAGACGCTCATGGAAGTGTCCATGAAGCTGGGTCAGGCTATCTACGAAGCACAGCAGGCTGAAGGCGGCGAAGGTGCTGCCGAAGGTCACAAGGACGACGTGGTCGATGCGGACTACGAGGAAATCAAGGACGACAAGAAGTCCGCATAAACGTGGCTTTTGAACTCCAATTGATGCTTGACTGAAATCCGGCTGCCTCGTGCAGCCGGAAATCCATTTCCGGGGCTTGTTAATTAATGGCGAAAGCAGACTTTTACGAAACACTTGGCGTTGGCAAAGCTGCCGACGAAAAAGAGCTGAAAAGCGCCTTCCGCAAACTCGCGATGAAGTACCATCCGGACAAGAATCCGGGTGATGCCGAATCCGAGAAGAAGTTCAAGGAAATCAACGAAGCCTATGAAACGTTGAAGGACCCGCAGAAGCGGGCAGCCTACGACCGCTTCGGCCATGCGGCTTTCGAACAAGGCGGCATGGGCAATGCAGGCGGCGGCTTCGGCGGCGGTGCGAGCGGTGGCTTTTCCGACATCTTCGAAGACATCTTCGGCGAGATGATGGGTGGCGGACGTGCGCGTCGCTCCAGCGGCGGACGCGAACGCGGTGCCGATCTGCGCTACAACATGGAGATATCGCTGGAAGAGGCCTTTGCAGGCAAGACCGCGCAAATTCGCGTTCCGACCTCGATTACCTGCGATGTCTGTACCGGTTCCGGCGCAAAGCCCGGCACACAGCCCAAGACCTGCGGAACCTGCCAGGGCTCCGGTCGCGTGCGCGCAGCACAAGGGTTCTTCTCGGTGGAACGCACCTGCCCAACCTGTCACGGTCGCGGCCAGACGATCACCGATCCTTGCGTGAAGTGCCATGGTCAGGGCCGTGTGACGGAAGAGCGGTCGCTGTCGGTCAATATTCCAGCCGGTATCGAAGACGGTACGCGCATTCGTCTGCAAGGCGAAGGCGAGGCAGGCATGCGCGGTGGCCCCTCGGGCGATCTCTACATCTTCCTGTCGGTACGACCTCACGAGTTCTTCCAGCGTGACGGTGCCGATCTCTATTGCGCTGTACCTATCTCGATGACGACGGCTGCACTTGGCGGCACCTTCGATGTGACAACGCTGGATGGCACGAAGTCGCGCGTGACGGTGCCTGAGGGCACGCAGGCGGGCAAGCAGTTCCGTCTGAAGGGTAAGGGGATGCCGGTTCTGCGCTCTGCGCAGCAGGGTGATCTCTATATCCAGATACAGATCGAAACACCGCAAAAGCTGACCAAGCGTCAGCGGGAACTGTTGCAGGAATTCCACGAACTGTCGTCCAAGGACAACAACCCTGAATCCACTGGCTTCTTTGCCCGGATGAAGGAATTCTTCGACGGCTGATGCTATCGCTTGATATCCACGTCAAAGCCGCGCTTCGAAAAGAATGCGCGGCTTTTCTATGCCATAGCCCGCAACGTGCTGGTAGCAAGAATGGCAGCAAAGACGAAGAGGCAGGTTGCCGCGATGCGCTGGATGGCCTCTGGCTTCAGCGCAACCGTCTTGCTTCTCGATACTTGGTGACCGATGGCGATCCAGCCGGATGCGGCAAAGACAACCAATCCCGTGAACAGGGCAAGCCATGGAATCAGCTGAGTGATAGCACCATGCGGCATGATGACGATGGCAATGATCAGGGCTTTGGGGTTGAGCATGGTGGTGACCAGAATATCCGTCGCGGTAACCTCTTTAACCCCTACCTCGACCGAGGTCTTGAACCACAGCCGGTAGCTCAAAAATAGCACCCAGAGGCAGGCGCAGATTTTGGCTGCAAGCAGCAATTGCGGCTGTTGTGCAAGAAACGGTGCGGCCAGAACA from the Agrobacterium vaccinii genome contains:
- a CDS encoding MFS transporter, translating into MPDRKSPLTPLKHQTYRTIWFASIASNFGGLIQAVGAAWMMTALSSSENMIALVQASTSLPIMLFSLVSGALADSFDRRRIMISAQLLMLAASIMLTVFAWFGWLSPWLLLFFTFMIGCGTALNNPSWQASVGEMVPREDLPAAVTLNSVGFNITRSVGPAIGGVVVAIAGAAAAFLVNTFSYFALIYALVKWQPPKSTSTLPREHLFAAISAGMRYVAMSPNIGKVLVRGFLFGLSASAILALMPLVARDLVQGGPLTYGIMLGAFGVGAIGGALVSARLREMVSSEWIVRVAFLGFALSSAVTAVSTSAILTALVLTISGASWVLALSLFNTIVQLSTPRWVVGRALSLYQTLTFGGIAVGSWLWGSLAENYGLTYSLLCSCLLMLLGVLVGFKLAMPAFASLNLDPLNRFVEPNLRLDVKPRSGPIAILVDYEIDDADLPEFMSIMAERRRIRLRDGAQNWTLMRDLENPDIWTEIYHVPTWVEYVRHNHRRTQADAESWDSILALHRGSTRPRVHRMIERQAIPPQDDIFHKAHIDPH
- a CDS encoding PAS domain-containing protein produces the protein MYKETSGIGPILDKLFEQAPTFIALLHGPDHRFELANRSYMTLVGRDDLVGRTVAEALPDAVSQGFLNILDDVYRTGSTYSAPGALYAVQPEIDGPVTERYLDFIYQPILGTDGKVEAIFVEGSDVTERTLAERKRRESEELYKGLFDAIDEGFCVIEFFDGPHGPNSDYIHIQANDAYARHAGIPNVVGQKLREMVGDEADAWVARYGEVLRTGKPIRFQQELVATGRYLELAAVRIEPESKRQVAVMFQDITARRRAEIALAKLNATLEQQVEERTAELMVVEEALRHSQKMEAVGQLTGGLAHDFNNILAGISGSLEMMSTRLAQGRVGDIERYINGAVGATKRAAALTQRLLAFSRRQTLDPKPLNVNTLVDGMLDLITRSVGPAIKVETVGAAGLWATSVDAGQLENALLNLCINARDAMPGGGNLTIETGNRWIDDRAARMRGLEPGQYVSLCVSDTGTGMSQEIIDRAFDPFYTTKPIGQGTGLGLSMVYGFAGQSGGAARIYSEVGKGTMICLYLPRHAGDIETTEAEPLGVTDALRADGGETILVVDDEPLVRMLAVEELQDLGYSVIEAEDGASALRILNSARDISLLITDVGLPGGMNGRQLADAARVNRPGLEVLFITGYAENAVLNHGHLDHGMHVMTKPFQLDVFAQRVKALAGPRQ
- a CDS encoding FtsX-like permease family protein — encoded protein: MLRFIVSDLKRLWAGSLIVVILVAMATGLGATVTLQERALRLGSARAADKFDLVIGAAGSETQLVLSSVFLQAAPLPLVSGQTLAALSADPRVAWAGPVGFGDSFAGYPIVGTTTALIKNTSGGFVEGQSFADGEDAVIGSAVDLPLGAEIKPMHGSAQEGGHTHTEIVYHVQGKLKPTGTPWDRAILVPISSVWHIHGMGDHDHAHEHGAEAHEEGHEGHDHDALNEVFDADTPGVPAILVKPKSIADAYKLRQQYRQGNTLAVFPGEVLTKLYATLGDARQVLSIVAIGAQLLVAASLILVTLTHIVQRRKQIGALRAFGAPRSSISLIVWTELFTLFATGIILGFGIGFAAAKTITGMLVAQSGVAMPVEFARADLTQAGLLLGVAAVLAILPAWLAYRQSTVEALRS
- a CDS encoding ABC transporter ATP-binding protein, which gives rise to MLPLTISGLSVSYPGLAAPVLSIENLVVSAGEKLSITGASGSGKSTFVNVITGLERVRQGSVTWGEQSIGDLTETRRDRWRGENVGLVMQDFHLLSGLSALENVLLPVRLARSMSKELGERAAALLEKTGLSRSDQKIDTMSRGEMQRVAISRALLRKPGVIVADEPTASLDPENGEAIGGLLVDLAQAEGSTLIVITHDRRLAERLDRRLELANGRVVTDTAGKP
- a CDS encoding alkaline phosphatase, which codes for MRKIIAAFVATTVLAGAAQAATVYPLDRATILVGSPFDFKVEFKNVVKAEDVKITVNGQDYKTVFGSDVTFTAEEKGKEDKVLGSAVSLRGLKIAKAGDYKIEVSAGSETKNVTWTVYGTPETPKAKNIIFLLGDGLSVAHRTAARIMSKGMTEGKANGRLNMDDMDRMAFIGTSSTEAVATDSANTMSAYMTGHKAPVNALGVYGDRTPASLDDPKVETMGEALRRQTKKSIGIVTTSELQDATPAAIVSHTRKRADKAEITGMMFDVKPDVVLGGGSAYFLSKDIPGSKRKDDKDYIKLFKDAGYTLATDKSELEKAEGSNTGKLLGLFHTGNMDTLLDRNFLKKGTVDKFPNQPGLVDMTKAALGELSKNQDGFFLMVEAANIDKMSHPLDWDRAVVETIEFDKAVGVAREFAAKNPDTLIVVTGDHTHGVSIIGTVDDEKPGDEMRAKVGTYAEAGFPNYEDKDGDGYPDRIDVTRRLFLNANNGPDHYETFRPKMDGPFVPAIQNEKKEYIANEAYKNVPGAVFVQGNIPKDGDSGVHAVDDIVLQSTGPGSEEFKGYMEQSDVYRVLADTFALGTKQTQ
- the dnaK gene encoding molecular chaperone DnaK — encoded protein: MAKVIGIDLGTTNSCVAVMDGKDTKVIENAEGARTTPSMVAFSDDGERLVGQPAKRQAVTNPTNTLFAVKRLIGRRYEDPTVEKDKGLVPFEIVKGDNGDAWVQAQGKGYSPSQISAMILQKMKETAESYLGEKVEKAVITVPAYFNDAQRQATKDAGRIAGLEVLRIINEPTAAALAYGLDKKEGKTIAVYDLGGGTFDISVLEIGDGVFEVKSTNGDTFLGGEDFDMRLVEYLAGEFKKDQGIDLKGDKLALQRLKEAAEKAKIELSSSQQTEINLPFITADATGPKHLTLKLTRAKFESLVDDLVQRTVAPCKAALKDAGLTAAEIEEVVLVGGMSRMPKVQEIVKQLFGKEPHKGVNPDEVVAMGAAIQAGVLQGDVKDVLLLDVTPLSLGIETLGGVFTRLIDRNTTIPTKKSQTFSTAEDSQSAVTIRVSQGEREMAADNKSLGQFDLVGLPPAPRGVPQIEVTFDIDANGIVQVSAKDKGTGKEQQIRIQASGGLSDADIEKMVKDAEANAETDKKRRAGVEAKNQAESLIHSTEKSVAEYGDKVSETDRKAIEDAIAALKTSVEASEPDADDIQAKTQTLMEVSMKLGQAIYEAQQAEGGEGAAEGHKDDVVDADYEEIKDDKKSA
- the dnaJ gene encoding molecular chaperone DnaJ — encoded protein: MAKADFYETLGVGKAADEKELKSAFRKLAMKYHPDKNPGDAESEKKFKEINEAYETLKDPQKRAAYDRFGHAAFEQGGMGNAGGGFGGGASGGFSDIFEDIFGEMMGGGRARRSSGGRERGADLRYNMEISLEEAFAGKTAQIRVPTSITCDVCTGSGAKPGTQPKTCGTCQGSGRVRAAQGFFSVERTCPTCHGRGQTITDPCVKCHGQGRVTEERSLSVNIPAGIEDGTRIRLQGEGEAGMRGGPSGDLYIFLSVRPHEFFQRDGADLYCAVPISMTTAALGGTFDVTTLDGTKSRVTVPEGTQAGKQFRLKGKGMPVLRSAQQGDLYIQIQIETPQKLTKRQRELLQEFHELSSKDNNPESTGFFARMKEFFDG
- a CDS encoding LysE family translocator translates to MSTFLEFTGAILLLLLTPGPTNTLMALAGYSRGVLRALPLILSEIVGYLLVIIPVAVLAAPFLAQQPQLLLAAKICACLWVLFLSYRLWFKTSVEVGVKEVTATDILVTTMLNPKALIIAIVIMPHGAITQLIPWLALFTGLVVFAASGWIAIGHQVSRSKTVALKPEAIQRIAATCLFVFAAILATSTLRAMA